The DNA region GATCCAGCCGAGCCACGCCAACCCCGATGTCGTGCTGTGGTCGTGGACCACCAACTCGCTGGCAACCGACCGACTCCCCGACCACCGCGTGGTCGTCAAGTTCGTCTTCGACGACCAGCCCGTACGGCGGCGCCGCTACTGGCTGCTGTTCGAACGTCCTGATGCTGAGGTGTGCCTCAAACCTCCCGGCCACCAAGAAGACCTCGTCGTCGAGGCCGACCCGCTCAGCCTCGCCCGCTGGCACGCCGGAGCCATCGAATGGGACCAGGCCATCCGGTCCGGCCACATCACCGTCCACGGCCCCACGGATCTCGCCAGACAGCTGCCCACCTGGAACCACCGCAGCAGCTTCGCAGGCCACACCACCCCCGCTGCGGCCCGCAAAGCCAGCAACTCCCCAAAGGCGCCGTGAGACCACTCTCGCAACTCGTGGCCTCCGAGCACCTCACCTCCCCGGCCAAGGTCCTGACCCCGACCCGCCGTCTGAGCCGATGTGCCCACGACCCGCCGCTGTCGAGTGCGGCCCTACCCCCCGCCGGGCACCTCCCCACCGCGGGCCTTCCCGGGGTTGTACCGCGCACCATCAGGTCCGCCGGCGCGCACCTTGGCGCGCGCGGCAGATATCGCGGCGACCCGCCCTGGTGCCGATCTGAGCGGAACGGAACGGTCGTTACCTGACGCGGCGAATGGCACCGCCTGGATGGCCTTCTTCATGGAGCAGGTCTTCCAGAAACCCTACGATCTCGTGTTCTGGAATGCCGGACGGGATGAAGATGGAAGGATCTTCGCGACGCTTTCCTGCGCCACAACGGTAGACGACCCATCCGTTGTTACGGCACTCGACATCGAGCTCATAGCGACCGTAGACGTTGAATCTCATCGGACAGCCAACTCGAAGAGCTCGCCTGGTCGGAGCTCGCCGGTAGCACCGTCGCGAGCATCGCCGCTGACGTCAAGTAGCGCCGATCCTCATCGGCGGAGGACCGCCTCGGGAGTGCACGCTACGTGACGGATAGGTGTTCGGCAGGCCGGTTGCGTGCACTCCCGACCCCTGACGTCGCACCGGCGACCGCCTGCAACCGGGATTCTCGCGCGCCCTCGACGCACAAGGAGTTCGCTCCTACGCCTAGTTATCAGGCCGCACCACTGCGGACCTTGCCGGGTTGGGACGCGACGATTATGCGCGTCGAGGACGCGCCGGACTCTGAGTTGAGGCCGCACAAAGCCACGGCTGCCGAGCACGTCACCGGCGAACAGACGACGGCCGAGGGATGGCTGATCCGCGTTGGTGGGGCAGGCTCGTTTCTGGACCTCTGCGCACAAGTTGCGGACGAGAGCTGAGGCCGGCGCAATGGCCGCATGCCCGCCACCGACGGTCTAGGTTCATGGTGGAGCGTGGGACGAGGCTGGGTGGACTTCTCAGAGCAGGTCCGGACCGCCGAGATCATCGGCACACTGTGCCTTGCCACCGATCTGGGCATGGGGTTCCCCTTCGAACACGGCCTGCACACCACGATCATCGCGATGCGCCTTGCCCACGAGCTCGGTGTCGACCTGGAGACCCGGCGGCTGACCTACTACGCCTCACTGCTCCAGCACGCCGGCTGCACCACCGATGTCCACCTGGCCGCCGAACTGTTCGGGGGCTCGATCACCGAGAACCTCAACCCGATCATGTACGGCCCCGCGCGGGAGGCGTTCCCGGCCTTCCTGCGCAACATCCCAAATCCGGATGCCTCCGGTCTCGGGAAGGTGGCGCAGGTGGCCCAACGGCTCCCTCGACTGGCACGGAACGCCAAGGAGTCGAACGCAGCAAACTGCGAGGTTGCCGGGATGCTCGCCACGCAGACCGGTGCACCGCCCCAGGTCCAGGAGCTGTTCTTCTACAAGAACGAACGGTGGGACGGCCGGACGATCCTCCGGCGGGCCTCGAAGGAGGACATCCCCCTGCCCATGCGCATCGTGGTCGTTGCCGTCGACGCCGCACTCCAGCGCCATCTGGGAGGGATCGAGTTCGCCACCCAGCGGGTCGCCGAGCACGGAGGTCACGGGCTCGATCCCTCGATCACGGACTGCCTGGTGGGGCATCGCGATGACATCCTCGAGCTCGATCCGGCATCCTCGGCATGGGACGAAGTCCTGGCCCTCGAGCCCGGCCCACCCGGAACCCTGACCGGCGAAGGGATCGACCGTGGACTCGCGGCCACGGCGCGGTTCGCCGACCTCGTTTCGCCGTGGCTGACCGGTCAC from Actinomycetota bacterium includes:
- a CDS encoding HD domain-containing protein produces the protein MDFSEQVRTAEIIGTLCLATDLGMGFPFEHGLHTTIIAMRLAHELGVDLETRRLTYYASLLQHAGCTTDVHLAAELFGGSITENLNPIMYGPAREAFPAFLRNIPNPDASGLGKVAQVAQRLPRLARNAKESNAANCEVAGMLATQTGAPPQVQELFFYKNERWDGRTILRRASKEDIPLPMRIVVVAVDAALQRHLGGIEFATQRVAEHGGHGLDPSITDCLVGHRDDILELDPASSAWDEVLALEPGPPGTLTGEGIDRGLAATARFADLVSPWLTGHSMGVAELARDAADNCGEDPVQVHRAGLVHDLGRVAVAASIWANAGPLSADEWEQVRLHPYNTERVLSRSTFLSPLAPVAAGHHERMDGSGYHRGSPPAGQPMAARLLAAADAFHAMCEPRAHHESRTPDQASEVVAEQVKKGLLDPDATAAVVEAAGLRAPRLERPAGLTEREAEVVVLIARGFMTKQVAAALGITSKTADRHIQNAYAKMGVSSRAATTLFAMQHGMVTWGELPMVDGRAQS
- a CDS encoding transcriptional regulator, which gives rise to IQPSHANPDVVLWSWTTNSLATDRLPDHRVVVKFVFDDQPVRRRRYWLLFERPDAEVCLKPPGHQEDLVVEADPLSLARWHAGAIEWDQAIRSGHITVHGPTDLARQLPTWNHRSSFAGHTTPAAARKASNSPKAP